A single genomic interval of Litoreibacter ponti harbors:
- a CDS encoding multidrug effflux MFS transporter, with protein MSYSSARLFDRSTPPHIFTLVLLAGVSAMNMSIFLPSLPVMTEAFDTDYAIMQLSISLYLACTAALQIIIGPLSDRYGRRPVVLGALAIFALASLGCFFATTIEAFLTFRMIGASVAVGMVISRAIVRDVVPMAEAASTIGYVTMGMSLVPMFAPTVGGFIDELFGWRAIFLFTLAFGAGLAVLCWADQGETNTAKSVSFTAQFSDYPELFTSPRFWGYALSAAFASGAFFAFLGGSPYVASVVYDLPPTTTRYLFGIPAIGYFIGNLISGRASVRVGVNRMILIGCALLVFGMAASLIVTAMGYGSAFTFFAFCTFVGLGNGMVLPNATAGLLSVRPHLAGTASGVGGAIMIGGGAALAALAGALLERGNGSYPLQWVMLISVIFSLVSIMLVLRREARIATA; from the coding sequence ATGAGTTATTCATCCGCGCGGCTGTTCGACCGCTCCACCCCACCTCACATCTTCACGCTCGTCCTGCTGGCAGGCGTTTCTGCGATGAACATGTCGATTTTTCTGCCTTCGCTGCCGGTGATGACCGAAGCCTTCGACACCGATTACGCGATCATGCAACTGTCGATCTCGCTCTATCTCGCATGCACGGCTGCGTTGCAGATCATCATCGGGCCGCTGTCGGACCGCTATGGACGCAGGCCTGTCGTGCTCGGCGCATTGGCGATTTTCGCGCTCGCCTCGCTCGGCTGCTTTTTCGCCACCACGATCGAGGCCTTTCTGACTTTCCGCATGATCGGGGCGTCTGTTGCCGTCGGCATGGTGATTTCGCGTGCCATCGTGCGCGACGTCGTGCCCATGGCAGAGGCCGCGTCAACCATCGGCTACGTCACCATGGGGATGTCATTGGTGCCGATGTTCGCGCCGACCGTTGGCGGCTTCATCGACGAGCTGTTCGGCTGGCGCGCGATCTTCCTTTTCACCCTGGCCTTCGGCGCGGGCCTCGCTGTGCTGTGCTGGGCGGATCAGGGGGAAACGAACACGGCAAAATCTGTCAGCTTCACCGCGCAGTTCTCTGATTATCCAGAGCTTTTTACATCTCCGCGCTTCTGGGGCTACGCCTTGTCGGCCGCGTTCGCCTCTGGCGCGTTCTTCGCGTTTCTCGGCGGCTCACCCTATGTTGCCTCCGTCGTTTATGACCTGCCACCGACGACCACGCGCTACCTGTTCGGCATCCCGGCAATCGGCTATTTCATCGGCAATCTGATCTCCGGTCGTGCCTCCGTTCGGGTCGGCGTGAACCGCATGATCCTGATCGGATGCGCCTTGCTCGTGTTCGGCATGGCGGCCTCTTTGATCGTGACCGCAATGGGTTATGGATCGGCCTTCACCTTCTTTGCCTTCTGCACCTTCGTGGGCCTCGGCAATGGCATGGTGCTGCCCAATGCCACTGCCGGCCTGTTGTCTGTGCGCCCGCACCTCGCGGGTACGGCCTCTGGCGTCGGCGGTGCGATCATGATCGGCGGCGGGGCTGCACTGGCGGCTCTCGCAGGCGCGCTGTTGGAGCGCGGAAACGGCTCCTACCCCCTGCAATGGGTGATGCTGATATCCGTGATTTTCAGCCTCGTCTCGATCATGCTGGTGCTGCGTCGGGAGGCGCGCATAGCCACCGCTTGA